Proteins co-encoded in one Euleptes europaea isolate rEulEur1 chromosome 1, rEulEur1.hap1, whole genome shotgun sequence genomic window:
- the RNF222 gene encoding RING finger protein 222 — MSEGKARKEAPTAASAECPVCYETFQSPAVSRRILSCGHTFCHDCLVKCFLASQADGRYQNGLVCPICRFITLLCRKRTCWPSKPDSIAPSLELPLSPSSLSCGVPLGTANALVVPGHFLTSLHGYTGRRSMCGCPTMDSMVLPPGLEREPSIFIISQCGMPLIEENYVPVAPDSRVEVPGLEESQSSLGMGCFRSPIMLAIFLVSAVALLGAVLPWLLLVKKNE, encoded by the coding sequence ATGTCGGAGGGCAAAGCAAGAAAGGAAGCTCCTACCGCTGCCTCAGCTGAGTGCCCTGTATGTTACGAGACATTTCAGTCTCCGGCAGTATCTCGTCGGATACTGAGCTGCGGGCACACCTTTTGCCATGACTGTTTGGTCAAGTGTTTCCTCGCCTCCCAGGCCGACGGCCGGTACCAGAACGGCCTCGTGTGCCCCATCTGTCGCTTCATCACTTTGCTCTGCCGAAAGAGGACCTGCTGGCCTTCCAAGCCAGACTCGATCGCTCCGTCGCTAGAGTTGCCGCTCTCACCCTCCTCGTTATCCTGCGGAGTGCCTTTGGGGACTGCAAACGCTTTGGTGGTGCCTGGCCATTTCCTGACGTCGTTGCATGGTTATACCGGCCGCCGGAGCATGTGTGGCTGCCCTACTATGGACTCAATGGTGCTTCCTCCTGGCTTGGAGCGGGAACCCAGCATTTTCATCATCAGTCAGTGCGGAATGCCACTGATTGAAGAGAACTATGTTCCTGTGGCTCCGGACAGCAGGGTGGAAGTTCCGGGATTGGAGGAGTCCCAGAGTTCTCTAGGGATGGGCTGCTTCCGCTCACCCATTATGCTGGCAATTTTCCTTGTCTCTGCTGTTGCTCTGTTGGGGGCGGTGCTCCCCTGGCTGTTACTTGTGAAGAAGAATGAATGA